The sequence GCGAGCGGCCCCGCCGGTGCTGCGTCCCCCGACCGCCCGCTCGCGGTCGGCAGGCAAACCAATGACGTCAGCGCTCGAACGCGGCGTCAAACGCGACCGCGGAGGGCTTAAAGTCGAGCCGCTTCACGAACTCGCACGCCTCGCGCGCACCGTGCTCACGGTCCATACCCGAATCCTCCCACTCGACCGAGAGCGGCCCCTCATACTTGATCTCGTTCAGCGCGCGGATGATCGCTTCGAAGTCCACACTGCCACGGCCCAGGCTGCGGAAGTCCCAGTAACGTCGCGGGTCGCCGAACGGCAGGTGACCGCCAAACACGCCGGACAGCCGCGGCGTCTTCGCAACACCGACGTCCTTCATGTGAACGTGGAAGATGCGGTCCCGAAACCGGCGGATGAACTCGACGTAGTCCACACCCTGATACGCGAGATGGCTGGGATCGAAGTTGAAGCCGAACGCGGGATGACCGCCGACCGCCTCGATCGCACGCTCCGCGCTCACGATGTCGAACGCGATCTCCGTCGGATGCACCTCGAGAGCAAATTTCACCCCCGCCTTTTCGAAGGCATCGAGGATCGGCTTCCACCGTTTCCCGAAGTCCGCATAGCCGGCATCGATCATCGACTGCGGCGTCGGCGGAAAGGCGTAGAGCAGATGCCAAATCGAAGAGCCGGTGAACCCGTTCACCACCTTCACTCCGAGCGCCGCGGCGGCCTTCGCGGTCGCGATCATCTCCTTCGCCGCGCGCTTGCGCACGCCCTCCGGATCTCCGTCGCCCCACACGTAGTCGGGCAGGATGCTCTTGTGGCGCTCGTCAATGCAGTCACACACCGCCTGCCCGACCAGGTGCGACGAGATTGCAAAGACCTTCAGCCCGTACTTGTCCAGCAGTTCGCGCTTCGCTTTGCAATAGGCCGCGTTCGCCTTCGCGACCTCGAAGTGGTCGCCCCAGCATGCCAGCTCCAGACCGTCGTACCCGAAGTCGCGCGCCTTCTGACACATCGTTTCCAACGTAAGGTCGGCCCACT is a genomic window of Kiritimatiellia bacterium containing:
- a CDS encoding sugar phosphate isomerase/epimerase, whose protein sequence is MARPVTLFTGQWADLTLETMCQKARDFGYDGLELACWGDHFEVAKANAAYCKAKRELLDKYGLKVFAISSHLVGQAVCDCIDERHKSILPDYVWGDGDPEGVRKRAAKEMIATAKAAAALGVKVVNGFTGSSIWHLLYAFPPTPQSMIDAGYADFGKRWKPILDAFEKAGVKFALEVHPTEIAFDIVSAERAIEAVGGHPAFGFNFDPSHLAYQGVDYVEFIRRFRDRIFHVHMKDVGVAKTPRLSGVFGGHLPFGDPRRYWDFRSLGRGSVDFEAIIRALNEIKYEGPLSVEWEDSGMDREHGAREACEFVKRLDFKPSAVAFDAAFER